Proteins encoded in a region of the Ziziphus jujuba cultivar Dongzao chromosome 3, ASM3175591v1 genome:
- the LOC107423514 gene encoding myb family transcription factor PHL7 isoform X1 produces MYHAKKISTASLVPHKAQSAEQIANAGVLTGSPVKNSTPPGGSGKQRLRWTSDLHDRFVDAITQLGGPDSGYFLHSDVIKRATPKGVLRVMGVPGLTIYHVKSHLQKYRLAKYLPESPADGKGSKDEKKGSGDSLSGSDSSTGVQINEALKMQMEVQKRLHEQLEVQRQLQMRIEAQGKYLQKIIEEQQKLGGVIKASESIPSAEDNKQEPSESETPADTSAGPSFPGKRQRTDDGLPDESTSSPVQPKADQENSLVDQWNQDLYENDALFGSNSEGVKRKR; encoded by the exons ATGTATCatgcaaaaaaaatttcaactgcAAGTCTAGTGCCACATAAGGCTCAAAGTGCAGAACAGATTGCAAATGCTGGAGTTTTGACTGGTTCTCCAGTGAAAAATTCAACACCTCCTGGAGGAAGTGGGAAGCAAAGATTGCGGTGGACTTCAGATCTTCATGATCGCTTTGTGGATGCCATTACACAACTTGGTGGACCAGATAGTGGGTATTTTCTTCATAGTGATGTCATAAAAA GAGCCACACCAAAAGGTGTTCTTAGGGTTATGGGTGTGCCTGGATTAACCATTTATCATGTGAAAAGCCATTTACAG AAGTATCGCCTTGCAAAGTACCTGCCAGAATCCCCTGCCGATGGTAAAG GCTCTAAGGATGAGAAGAAAGGTTCTGGAGACAGCCTTTCTGGCTCTGATTCCTCTAC GGGGGTGCAAATAAATGAAGCGTTGAAGATGCAGATGGAGGTTCAGAAGCGTCTCCATGAACAGCTTGAG GTTCAAAGACAGCTACAAATGCGTATTGAAGCGCAGGGTAAGTACTTGCAGAAGATCATTGAAGAGCAACAGAAACTGGGTGGTGTAATCAAGGCCTCCGAGTCGATACCATCAGCTGAGGATAACAAGCAGGAGCCTTCTGAGTCGGAAACACCTGCTGACACCTCTGCTGGGCCCTCATTTCCCGGAAAGAGACAAAGGACAGACGATGGGTTACCAGATGAAAGCACCTCGTCACCTGTGCAACCAAAAGCTGACCAGGAGAACAGTTTGGTGGATCAGTGGAACCAGGACTTGTATGAAAATGATGCCCTATTTGGATCGAACTCGGAAGGAGTTAAAAGAAAGAGATGA
- the LOC107423514 gene encoding myb family transcription factor PHL7 isoform X3: protein MYHAKKISTASLVPHKAQSAEQIANAGVLTGSPVKNSTPPGGSGKQRLRWTSDLHDRFVDAITQLGGPDRATPKGVLRVMGVPGLTIYHVKSHLQKYRLAKYLPESPADGKGSKDEKKGSGDSLSGSDSSTGVQINEALKMQMEVQKRLHEQLEVQRQLQMRIEAQGKYLQKIIEEQQKLGGVIKASESIPSAEDNKQEPSESETPADTSAGPSFPGKRQRTDDGLPDESTSSPVQPKADQENSLVDQWNQDLYENDALFGSNSEGVKRKR from the exons ATGTATCatgcaaaaaaaatttcaactgcAAGTCTAGTGCCACATAAGGCTCAAAGTGCAGAACAGATTGCAAATGCTGGAGTTTTGACTGGTTCTCCAGTGAAAAATTCAACACCTCCTGGAGGAAGTGGGAAGCAAAGATTGCGGTGGACTTCAGATCTTCATGATCGCTTTGTGGATGCCATTACACAACTTGGTGGACCAGATA GAGCCACACCAAAAGGTGTTCTTAGGGTTATGGGTGTGCCTGGATTAACCATTTATCATGTGAAAAGCCATTTACAG AAGTATCGCCTTGCAAAGTACCTGCCAGAATCCCCTGCCGATGGTAAAG GCTCTAAGGATGAGAAGAAAGGTTCTGGAGACAGCCTTTCTGGCTCTGATTCCTCTAC GGGGGTGCAAATAAATGAAGCGTTGAAGATGCAGATGGAGGTTCAGAAGCGTCTCCATGAACAGCTTGAG GTTCAAAGACAGCTACAAATGCGTATTGAAGCGCAGGGTAAGTACTTGCAGAAGATCATTGAAGAGCAACAGAAACTGGGTGGTGTAATCAAGGCCTCCGAGTCGATACCATCAGCTGAGGATAACAAGCAGGAGCCTTCTGAGTCGGAAACACCTGCTGACACCTCTGCTGGGCCCTCATTTCCCGGAAAGAGACAAAGGACAGACGATGGGTTACCAGATGAAAGCACCTCGTCACCTGTGCAACCAAAAGCTGACCAGGAGAACAGTTTGGTGGATCAGTGGAACCAGGACTTGTATGAAAATGATGCCCTATTTGGATCGAACTCGGAAGGAGTTAAAAGAAAGAGATGA
- the LOC107423514 gene encoding myb family transcription factor PHL7 isoform X6 yields the protein MIALWMPLHNLVDQIVGATPKGVLRVMGVPGLTIYHVKSHLQKYRLAKYLPESPADGSKDEKKGSGDSLSGSDSSTGVQINEALKMQMEVQKRLHEQLEVQRQLQMRIEAQGKYLQKIIEEQQKLGGVIKASESIPSAEDNKQEPSESETPADTSAGPSFPGKRQRTDDGLPDESTSSPVQPKADQENSLVDQWNQDLYENDALFGSNSEGVKRKR from the exons ATGATCGCTTTGTGGATGCCATTACACAACTTGGTGGACCAGATAGTGG GAGCCACACCAAAAGGTGTTCTTAGGGTTATGGGTGTGCCTGGATTAACCATTTATCATGTGAAAAGCCATTTACAG AAGTATCGCCTTGCAAAGTACCTGCCAGAATCCCCTGCCGATG GCTCTAAGGATGAGAAGAAAGGTTCTGGAGACAGCCTTTCTGGCTCTGATTCCTCTAC GGGGGTGCAAATAAATGAAGCGTTGAAGATGCAGATGGAGGTTCAGAAGCGTCTCCATGAACAGCTTGAG GTTCAAAGACAGCTACAAATGCGTATTGAAGCGCAGGGTAAGTACTTGCAGAAGATCATTGAAGAGCAACAGAAACTGGGTGGTGTAATCAAGGCCTCCGAGTCGATACCATCAGCTGAGGATAACAAGCAGGAGCCTTCTGAGTCGGAAACACCTGCTGACACCTCTGCTGGGCCCTCATTTCCCGGAAAGAGACAAAGGACAGACGATGGGTTACCAGATGAAAGCACCTCGTCACCTGTGCAACCAAAAGCTGACCAGGAGAACAGTTTGGTGGATCAGTGGAACCAGGACTTGTATGAAAATGATGCCCTATTTGGATCGAACTCGGAAGGAGTTAAAAGAAAGAGATGA
- the LOC107423514 gene encoding myb family transcription factor PHL7 isoform X2 gives MYHAKKISTASLVPHKAQSAEQIANAGVLTGSPVKNSTPPGGSGKQRLRWTSDLHDRFVDAITQLGGPDSGYFLHSDVIKRATPKGVLRVMGVPGLTIYHVKSHLQKYRLAKYLPESPADGSKDEKKGSGDSLSGSDSSTGVQINEALKMQMEVQKRLHEQLEVQRQLQMRIEAQGKYLQKIIEEQQKLGGVIKASESIPSAEDNKQEPSESETPADTSAGPSFPGKRQRTDDGLPDESTSSPVQPKADQENSLVDQWNQDLYENDALFGSNSEGVKRKR, from the exons ATGTATCatgcaaaaaaaatttcaactgcAAGTCTAGTGCCACATAAGGCTCAAAGTGCAGAACAGATTGCAAATGCTGGAGTTTTGACTGGTTCTCCAGTGAAAAATTCAACACCTCCTGGAGGAAGTGGGAAGCAAAGATTGCGGTGGACTTCAGATCTTCATGATCGCTTTGTGGATGCCATTACACAACTTGGTGGACCAGATAGTGGGTATTTTCTTCATAGTGATGTCATAAAAA GAGCCACACCAAAAGGTGTTCTTAGGGTTATGGGTGTGCCTGGATTAACCATTTATCATGTGAAAAGCCATTTACAG AAGTATCGCCTTGCAAAGTACCTGCCAGAATCCCCTGCCGATG GCTCTAAGGATGAGAAGAAAGGTTCTGGAGACAGCCTTTCTGGCTCTGATTCCTCTAC GGGGGTGCAAATAAATGAAGCGTTGAAGATGCAGATGGAGGTTCAGAAGCGTCTCCATGAACAGCTTGAG GTTCAAAGACAGCTACAAATGCGTATTGAAGCGCAGGGTAAGTACTTGCAGAAGATCATTGAAGAGCAACAGAAACTGGGTGGTGTAATCAAGGCCTCCGAGTCGATACCATCAGCTGAGGATAACAAGCAGGAGCCTTCTGAGTCGGAAACACCTGCTGACACCTCTGCTGGGCCCTCATTTCCCGGAAAGAGACAAAGGACAGACGATGGGTTACCAGATGAAAGCACCTCGTCACCTGTGCAACCAAAAGCTGACCAGGAGAACAGTTTGGTGGATCAGTGGAACCAGGACTTGTATGAAAATGATGCCCTATTTGGATCGAACTCGGAAGGAGTTAAAAGAAAGAGATGA
- the LOC107423514 gene encoding myb family transcription factor PHL7 isoform X5, translated as MIALWMPLHNLVDQIVGATPKGVLRVMGVPGLTIYHVKSHLQKYRLAKYLPESPADGKGSKDEKKGSGDSLSGSDSSTGVQINEALKMQMEVQKRLHEQLEVQRQLQMRIEAQGKYLQKIIEEQQKLGGVIKASESIPSAEDNKQEPSESETPADTSAGPSFPGKRQRTDDGLPDESTSSPVQPKADQENSLVDQWNQDLYENDALFGSNSEGVKRKR; from the exons ATGATCGCTTTGTGGATGCCATTACACAACTTGGTGGACCAGATAGTGG GAGCCACACCAAAAGGTGTTCTTAGGGTTATGGGTGTGCCTGGATTAACCATTTATCATGTGAAAAGCCATTTACAG AAGTATCGCCTTGCAAAGTACCTGCCAGAATCCCCTGCCGATGGTAAAG GCTCTAAGGATGAGAAGAAAGGTTCTGGAGACAGCCTTTCTGGCTCTGATTCCTCTAC GGGGGTGCAAATAAATGAAGCGTTGAAGATGCAGATGGAGGTTCAGAAGCGTCTCCATGAACAGCTTGAG GTTCAAAGACAGCTACAAATGCGTATTGAAGCGCAGGGTAAGTACTTGCAGAAGATCATTGAAGAGCAACAGAAACTGGGTGGTGTAATCAAGGCCTCCGAGTCGATACCATCAGCTGAGGATAACAAGCAGGAGCCTTCTGAGTCGGAAACACCTGCTGACACCTCTGCTGGGCCCTCATTTCCCGGAAAGAGACAAAGGACAGACGATGGGTTACCAGATGAAAGCACCTCGTCACCTGTGCAACCAAAAGCTGACCAGGAGAACAGTTTGGTGGATCAGTGGAACCAGGACTTGTATGAAAATGATGCCCTATTTGGATCGAACTCGGAAGGAGTTAAAAGAAAGAGATGA
- the LOC107423514 gene encoding myb family transcription factor PHL7 isoform X4, which translates to MYHAKKISTASLVPHKAQSAEQIANAGVLTGSPVKNSTPPGGSGKQRLRWTSDLHDRFVDAITQLGGPDRATPKGVLRVMGVPGLTIYHVKSHLQKYRLAKYLPESPADGSKDEKKGSGDSLSGSDSSTGVQINEALKMQMEVQKRLHEQLEVQRQLQMRIEAQGKYLQKIIEEQQKLGGVIKASESIPSAEDNKQEPSESETPADTSAGPSFPGKRQRTDDGLPDESTSSPVQPKADQENSLVDQWNQDLYENDALFGSNSEGVKRKR; encoded by the exons ATGTATCatgcaaaaaaaatttcaactgcAAGTCTAGTGCCACATAAGGCTCAAAGTGCAGAACAGATTGCAAATGCTGGAGTTTTGACTGGTTCTCCAGTGAAAAATTCAACACCTCCTGGAGGAAGTGGGAAGCAAAGATTGCGGTGGACTTCAGATCTTCATGATCGCTTTGTGGATGCCATTACACAACTTGGTGGACCAGATA GAGCCACACCAAAAGGTGTTCTTAGGGTTATGGGTGTGCCTGGATTAACCATTTATCATGTGAAAAGCCATTTACAG AAGTATCGCCTTGCAAAGTACCTGCCAGAATCCCCTGCCGATG GCTCTAAGGATGAGAAGAAAGGTTCTGGAGACAGCCTTTCTGGCTCTGATTCCTCTAC GGGGGTGCAAATAAATGAAGCGTTGAAGATGCAGATGGAGGTTCAGAAGCGTCTCCATGAACAGCTTGAG GTTCAAAGACAGCTACAAATGCGTATTGAAGCGCAGGGTAAGTACTTGCAGAAGATCATTGAAGAGCAACAGAAACTGGGTGGTGTAATCAAGGCCTCCGAGTCGATACCATCAGCTGAGGATAACAAGCAGGAGCCTTCTGAGTCGGAAACACCTGCTGACACCTCTGCTGGGCCCTCATTTCCCGGAAAGAGACAAAGGACAGACGATGGGTTACCAGATGAAAGCACCTCGTCACCTGTGCAACCAAAAGCTGACCAGGAGAACAGTTTGGTGGATCAGTGGAACCAGGACTTGTATGAAAATGATGCCCTATTTGGATCGAACTCGGAAGGAGTTAAAAGAAAGAGATGA